The following are encoded together in the Streptomyces sp. NBC_01465 genome:
- the exaC gene encoding acetaldehyde dehydrogenase ExaC: protein MTRYAAPGTDGAIVSYQSRYDHWIGGEYVPPARGQYFDNPSPVNGRPFTEIARGTAEDIETALDAAHAAAPGWGRTAAGERANILNKIADRIEAHLEELAVAESWENGKPIRECLAADLPLAVDHFRYFAGALRSQEGTLSELDDDTVAYHFHEPLGVVGQIIPWNFPILMAAWKLAPALAAGNAVVLKPAEQTPASIHVLMSLIADLLPPGVVNIVNGFGVEAGKPLASSARVAKIAFTGETTTGRLIMQYASENIKPVSLELGGKSPNIFFDDVWSADDDFRDKALEGFTLFALNQGEVCTCPSRALIQRGHYSEFLEAGIARTEAIRAGHPLDTDTMIGAQASNDQLQKILSYLDIGQQEGAKILTGGQRIEYDGELAGGYYVQPTIFEGDNRMRVFQEEIFGPVVAVTSFTDFDDAIRTANDTLYGLGAGVWTRDMNTAYRAGRAIQAGRVWTNSYHTYPAHAAFGGYKQSGIGRENHKMMLDHYQQTKNLLISYSPKKLGLF, encoded by the coding sequence ATGACCCGTTACGCTGCGCCCGGCACCGACGGCGCGATCGTCTCGTACCAGTCCCGCTACGACCACTGGATCGGCGGGGAGTACGTACCCCCGGCCCGCGGCCAGTACTTCGACAACCCCAGCCCCGTCAACGGCCGCCCCTTCACCGAGATCGCCCGCGGCACCGCCGAGGACATCGAGACCGCCCTGGACGCCGCACATGCGGCGGCACCCGGCTGGGGTCGCACCGCGGCAGGCGAGCGCGCGAACATCCTCAACAAGATCGCGGACCGCATCGAGGCGCATCTCGAAGAGCTCGCCGTCGCGGAGAGCTGGGAGAACGGCAAGCCGATACGCGAGTGCCTGGCGGCCGACCTCCCCCTGGCCGTCGACCACTTCCGCTACTTCGCGGGCGCCCTGCGCTCCCAGGAGGGAACGCTCAGCGAGCTCGACGACGACACGGTCGCGTACCACTTCCACGAGCCGCTGGGCGTCGTCGGACAGATCATCCCGTGGAACTTCCCGATCCTCATGGCGGCCTGGAAGCTGGCGCCGGCCCTGGCCGCGGGCAACGCGGTGGTGCTGAAGCCGGCCGAGCAGACGCCCGCGTCGATCCACGTCCTGATGAGCCTGATCGCGGACCTGCTGCCGCCGGGCGTCGTCAACATCGTCAACGGCTTCGGCGTCGAGGCGGGCAAGCCGCTGGCCTCCAGCGCGCGCGTGGCGAAGATCGCCTTCACCGGCGAGACGACGACGGGGCGGCTGATCATGCAGTACGCCTCGGAGAACATCAAGCCCGTCAGCCTCGAACTCGGCGGCAAGTCCCCGAACATCTTCTTCGACGACGTCTGGTCGGCCGACGACGACTTCCGCGACAAGGCACTCGAAGGCTTCACGCTCTTCGCACTCAACCAGGGCGAGGTCTGCACCTGTCCCTCGCGCGCCCTGATCCAGCGCGGCCACTACAGCGAGTTCCTCGAGGCGGGCATCGCTCGCACCGAGGCGATCAGGGCCGGGCACCCGCTGGACACCGACACGATGATCGGCGCACAGGCCTCCAACGACCAGCTCCAGAAGATCCTCTCGTACCTCGACATCGGCCAGCAGGAAGGTGCGAAGATCCTGACGGGTGGTCAGCGCATCGAGTACGACGGCGAGTTGGCGGGCGGCTACTACGTCCAGCCGACGATCTTCGAGGGCGACAACCGTATGCGGGTCTTCCAGGAGGAGATCTTCGGCCCGGTCGTCGCGGTGACGTCGTTCACCGACTTCGACGACGCGATCAGGACGGCGAACGACACGCTCTACGGGCTGGGCGCGGGTGTCTGGACACGGGACATGAACACGGCGTACCGGGCGGGCCGGGCGATCCAGGCGGGCCGGGTGTGGACGAACAGCTATCACACGTATCCGGCCCATGCGGCGTTCGGTGGCTACAAGCAGTCGGGGATCGGCCGCGAGAACCACAAGATGATGCTGGACCACTACCAGCAGACGAAGAACCTTCTGATCTCGTACAGCCCGAAGAAACTCGGGCTCTTCTAG